DNA sequence from the Desmodus rotundus isolate HL8 unplaced genomic scaffold, HLdesRot8A.1 manual_scaffold_322, whole genome shotgun sequence genome:
CCTGGCCTGAGTGGACCGGCGAAGATGTGGGATTTCCAAAGCTTATTGGGTGCTGGTGGTGTCACTCTAGAAGGCGGCCAGGGCCCCCAGCGGCGAAGGCCGCCCCTCTCCGACGGCGATTGGAGTCGCCTGAGAAGAGGGCTGGGATTGGTGCGAAGAGGGACCAGAGCCTTTCAGCACCTTGGGTCCACACCTGGGAAGACGGTGACCTCTGAGGAGCCGGTGGGGCTGGCAGACTTCTCCCCCGCTGCGTGCCCTCCCGGAAGGGCCGGGTCGGGGGAAGGAGCGGGAGGCGCCCCACCTCATCACGGGGGCGAGGGTGGCGCTTGTCGCGTGTCGGGCGCGGGACcagtcgggggtgggggcaggaggggggggTAGCAGTGGAGGGCTTGAGGGGTGCAGGGGTCCAGGAAGGAGGCAGCAAGACTAACTCGAGACCTAGACCTGGAAGCGCTTCAGGGGAGGACTTGGCGGGGCGGAGGAGGGCGTGGACGTGTCTGGTATGGGATGcggtgggaaggagggggcccTCCTGAGCAGATCTGTGAGTGGTTCCTTTGAGGAATCCTCTTCCCTTTTGCCCTTTCATTTGTTAAAGAGCGAGTCCCCATGGTCTCTGTTCAAGTTTTGGAAACTTTCTTTTCGGGTGGGCTTAATCACCTACTTCATTACAGAACTGTCCAGCGCCATTTCTGATACTGGGCATAAACGTGGGGAATATGTCAGAAAAGAGGAAGCCGCTGCTGGGCTTCGTGGGCAAACTCCCCAGTGGGACTGCCCTTGGGAACCTAGGCAAGACTCACTGCCCTTCGTGCTTGGGGCTTTTCAAAAATCCCAGGCTCTTGCCTTGTTTGCACACAGTTTGCACCACGTGTCTGGAGCAGCTGGAACCCTTCTCAGTAGTGGACATCAGAGGGGGAGACTCTGACACCAGCTCTGAGGGGTCAATATTCCAGGAACTCAAGCCACACGGCCTGCAGCCACAGATCGGCATCCTCTGCCCAGTATGTGATGCTCAGGTGGACCTGCCCATGGGTGGAGTGAAGGCTTTAACCATAGACCACCTGGCCATGAATGATGTGATGCTGGAGAGTCTGCGTGGGGAAGGCCAGGGCCTGGTGTGTGACCTGTGCAGCGACAGGGAAGTGGAGAAGAGGTGTCAGACCTGCAAAGCCAATCTCTGCCATTTCTGCTGCCAGGCGCATAGGTAAAGATGGGATACTTCAACCTGGTGTGGCTTAAAGGCAGAGTGCAGAGGGGTGTTGAGACAGAAATCCCTCTTTGGTGAGCAGATGGAAAGGAAAGCTTTCTCAAATGCCATGGAAGGTCAAAGAGCAATCTGTGACGTGATAGCAAATACTCTAGAATGGTTGGTAACCCCTGCAGCCTTATATATAGTAATACCAGTAATAAGTGTCAAAGGCTTGCATAGTCCTTTTCAGTTTGCAAAGCATATTCAGTGTCCTTGAGGCATCAGTCCTTTGTTTATTGGGTAATTGTATTGGGTGCCGGAGAAACAGGGGAATGAGTAGAATAGCATAGCCCCTGCCGCGGTCTCATCTGACCCTTGCACCTCTTATAAAAAAGTAGGCACTGTTTCCACTCCTATTTATTGAGGAAACAAGCTCAGCAGTATGATTTGCCAAGGCTCCACAGCTGGTTAGTGGTATATAACGACTGAATTTTAAATCCAGATCTGCCTGCATTCTCTACTACGAATCCACGCTGCCTTCCCAGTGCAAGGTGCTGATTGGCAGGGCCCCACCTCAGCCTTTGCCTTGTACCCTAGATCACTCTGGAGCTTGGTGAGGTGGGCTGGTAGGCGCTCTGGGGTGCCAACTCTGTCTTTAATGGTATTTGGTGAACAGTTTGTCATGTGAATCTTTGCCCCTTCttgaccccctcccccattccagGACATCAGACTATAAATTAGCCAAGGTTTTAGGATTAGCTGCAAGTAGATTGTAAAGTCTGCCTTCCGTTTATTCTCTGGCCTCACTCACAGAAGTTTGTAGTCTTCAGTCTTTCTATTTTTAACTAGTAATTGAATTGTGACGGCCCTGCTGCCAGCTAAACAGCTGACCCTATTTTCTCTCTAGCCAGTCCTTTGCTGCCAGAACAGACACGGAAGCTTCGAGTGGCTGTAACAGTCCCCCATGGTTCCTAGGGGTACCCCTGAATCTCTAGAGAGCTACAGTAAAGGGGAATTAAAAGAGCTCTGATTCTGGCCATTGATTTCACTCTTTCTAGTGTTGATAACCCTTGTTGAGGAAAAGTCTAGCTTGATGCTTTGGGGGACAAAGGCACTGGTCAAAGGAAATGCTCTCCCAAAGTCTTAGATAGAAGCCGATGGAGACTTTCTGTCAGGGCTGGCTAGCTGGTTTGTAATTGCCTAGGGTTTACTGCTATGCCATCGGGCCCAGTCTGTTTCTTGGTGCTGGGTTTTTACCTTGCTCTCACCTCTCCCTCGCTGGGGGGGCAGGCTGCGGCTGTTGTCTAGATTTAAGTACTCTCCCCACTGCACAGGTGGGGAATGGGAACCGGGGAGGGTCATGTGGCCAGTAAGAGGTGAGAGTGAGGAACTGAACTCAGGTTTGTTTGACTTCAGAGCCCATGCTCTCAGCACTGCTGGACTGTTTCCCAACTGGAATGGTTCCCTAATTTCCTGTTCTTGACTGCTTGCCCCTAGGCGGCAGAAGAAAACAACTTACCACACCATGGTGGACCTAGAAGACTTGAAAGGCTACAGCCGGATTGGGAAAGCCATTCTGTGTCCTGCTCACCCCGCGGAGGAACTGAGGCTGTTCTGTGAGCTGTGTGACCAGCCCGTGTGCCGCGACTGTGTGGTGGGTGAGCACCGGGAGCACCCCTGTGACTTCACCAGCAATGTTATCCACAAGCATGGGGACTCCGTGCGGGAGCTCCTCAAAGACACCCAGCCCCACGTGGAGGCCCTGGAGGACGCCCTGGCACAGATCAAAGAGACAAGCAGTGCCCTCCAGCAGCGAGTGGAGGCCGTGGCTGCTGACATCCGAACATTCTCTGAGGGCTACGTCAAGGCCATCGAGGAGCATCGGGACAAGCTGCTGAAGCAGCTGGAAGACATACGGATCCAGAAGGAGAACTCCCTACAGCTGCAGAAGGCACAGCTGGAGCAGCTGCTGGCAGACATGCGCACGGGAGTGGAGTTCACCGAGCACTTGCTGACCTGTGGCTCTGACTTGGAGATCCTCATCAccaagggggtggtggtggagcggCTCATGAAGCTGAACCAGGTCGAATACACTGCCCATCCCAGAGTAAACGATAAGATATGCTTCTCTCCTCAGGAGAAAGCTGGCCGGTGCCGTGGCTATGAAGTGTATGGGGTCATCAATACCAAAGAGGTCGACCCTGCCAAATGTGTCCTTCAAGGAGAAGGTAGGAAGGCACTGCCCACTGGCATTGAGAGGGTAGTGCACAGGGACATGGTTTTTAAAGATGTGTGGCTTTTTCAGCCAGGCCTTCTTTCAGCTAGGCACAGCTCCCTGCTAAAGGACAATGACCCCCTCCCTTGCCCTTCGTGATTtgtcctggtcagggtgcagTTAATATCCCTTGCAGGAGGCTTGACCCCTTTCCAGTTGAGAAACGTAGTGTCTGCCAAGGAACTCAAGGGCCATGCCATTTGTATCAGAAGACAGAGCAGAGACGGTGCGCATGGGCGATACCAGCATAGACTGCAGGGCAGGGCAAAATCCCGAGTGCTCGGAGAGGAGCATGCCAGGCCCCAGACTGCTTGGGTCAGGTTCTGGAGAGAGTTTCAGAGGAGTGAGAGAGAAGACGATGGCTTACTTTCTTCGGTGCCCTTTTTGGTTCACATAAGCCACAGAACACTGGCAGTGAAAAGAATGCAGTAGGCGTTTCATTCAGCAGGGCAAACAGCATCATCTGACCAGTGTTCTGTTCTAAAGGAAGCATGTTACTCGAACGTAGGTAGACCAGTCCCGACAGGAAGGCTGTATGCCAGAGTCCTGCCGACCCCGGCCCCGGAATTGGTAACTGTTTGGAGGTCACAGATCCCTTTGAGAATGATCATTTCCCAAGAAACACCCCCTCAACCTTGGCATGAGCTACCACAGCATAGAGTCCAAGTCTATTCCCGCAGTATCTACAGCTGAGGGATGGTAGTTTTGGGGTTACCAGCCACCCTCACAGGGTCCAGAGGTTTTCTTCTCTAAACACTTAGGCCCATTCTGAGTATTTTCAAAGCTTCTTTGGGGCTGAAGTTCAGAGCCAGGATCCTGTGATCCAAAAGCTTCTGCTGGCTGAGCACCAGGCTCaccaggagagactcccaggaGGAATGATCTGGGAGacaggatggggagagagaagggagcagagTGATCCCCGTGAACAGGAAGCGCAACCTTTTGCCTTAAAGAGGAAAAGTGAGATGGTGTCTGATATGGGGCTGTGGTCACTGCAGGTGGCCTGGAAGGTGAGGACTGCCGGTTTATCTCCTGCAGATCTCCACAGAGCCCGGGAGAAACAGACCACCTCTTTCACCCTGCTTTGTAAGGATGCAGCGGGAGAGAgcatgggcaggggaggggacaacGTTCAAGTCGCAGTTGTTCCGAAGGACAAGAAGGACAGGTTTGTACCACACGGTCCTGTCGTGGGTAATAAGCGGTGATGGAACTGGAAACCGTAGGTCCTTAGCAATGGTGGACTCGCCACTGCGGTCGTTACCACGTGTGTTCGTGCGGTGCGACTGAGAACGCGACAGGACCACTGGGCCAGCTGTGTTTTCTTGTGTGGGTTTTAGGCCTGTGTTCAGTTATCTTCCCAAGGTCtgacctgccccccccccccccccgcccccgctgtcTTCTTCCCAAGCtttgaacagactgaaaaatatTCTGTCAGACTGAATGGTGCCCTTCTCGGCCCCCCTCGCCCTGactgggtggcccagttggttgggcgtcatcccacaaagcgaaaggtcagcagtttgattcccagtcagggcacacgcctgggttgtgagttcagtccctaTGGGCCACGTAGGAAAGGCaacctgatcaatgtttctctctcacatcgatgtctctctccttcttttgcccatcctttcccctctctctaaaaataaagtttaaaaagaaaattcagctcCTAAATTGTATTGGGAGCTGAGTTACGTGGCCCTGGAATTAGAGGGAAGGGGGCGGACAAAGTGCAGGAGGGCGCAGCAGGAGCCAGTCGAAGAGAACATAAAGTTTCCAAGGAATTCATCCGTACACAGCATACTAAATTAGCATTTATGTTGCTTCCCTTCTGTTGTGAAATTAATTTCTGGGACAAGTAGAAGTGGCATCCTGCTCGGGGGACATTTAAAGTTCAGATCGAATTTAATGGCACAGCTTGCGTCCTGACATAGTGGGCAACCGAGGCAGGCTGTGAGAGTGAGTGGCTTTGGAACTCTTATCTCCATCCAGTCCGGTCAGAACGATGGTGCAAGACAACAAGGATGGGACATACTGCGTTTCCTTCACCCCCAAGGAACCCGGCGTCTACACTGTGTTGGTCTGCATCAAGGAGCAGCACGTGCAGGTGGGTGAGACCTGTGCGTGTGCTTCCCTGCGCTCGGTTCACCCTGGCCCGTGGGCTCTGTCACCTTAGCACGTGGAGACCTTTCCCATAGGATCAGCTGTAGAGAGGGGCTGAATAGGAGGCTTTACTTCCCTTCCCGTTAAAAATGGCCCAGATTTTGCAACTTGTTCTTACTAGAGGATGCTGGAGACTGAAAACCCTCCTGGCAGTTATGCTTACATTTTACCCTTCTCCCAGTTGGCTTGTTGGAACTCTTAATTTGGGAAAGATGCCGTGGTCACAGGGGCAGTCTACCAGCAGGCAAGAATACACAGTCGAGAAATACGATCTAGCTCAGGATGCTGAGCTTCGTTCAGGCTAAGACCAGATGCGGACTGGACCCCGACTGGGAGACTTGCACCCTCTCCTCTCACCGCCTGGTCCACTGTCTGTCTAACCGTCCGCTGCCCGTGTGATTCTCTGCTCTGTTCACATATGCTTATCTCTTACCGCGGCTACTCTACCACCTCCCAGACAAGTGTTAACGCCTTCTGGTCAGAgatggtgaatttttaaaaattggggccATACTCAACACATCTGGCAGAATCTCTCTGCTGACATTTGCATAGGCAGAGGTCCCCCAGACAAATCAACACCAACAGGGACATTAAAATACCACCTGGAGCCATGACACGGTAGGCCTGTGGTGTGCGCACTAGGAGACCCGCTATTCACTAGCCGctcactgcctgcctgcctcgtGTGCCAGCATGGCTTAGGTGTTCTTGCACGTATCACTTCGTTTTCCTTCCAAACCATTCGGGCACAGAGGTCATCGTCCAATTAGACTGAGAAACCAGACTTGCCAAAACGCACAGTACCTGCATAGCAAAATCAGAATACGGCCCCATTGTTTTTGAAGTccaagttgtttttaaaatagattgtaAACTCTTCAAGGCAGAGAGACTTAACATCTGAAAGGCTTCTAAGGCGCCAGGCTCTCAACCTCGTGCTCTCGCAGGCGTGGCACACAGCGACAGGCCCGCAGCAGCACTCACTGAATATTTATTGTTCAGCACAGGCTAGAAATTGGAGAGGGAACTTTTCCTTGAAGGAGAGGGGGGCAGGTAGGGGAGTTTCTAATTTGAGAATTATTAACCACACTCTTAAACTTTCTCCCTTGAAAATCTCTTCCCTGTCCCAGAATGAGGGGATGGGTAAACAGATACGCCCAGGATGGCAgggtaggagggaaggaggcagctcAGTATGTGAGGGAAGAAGGTGTGTGGCTGAGAAACTGGAGAAAGGGCCACAGGATGTCCTAGTCTATGGCTGTGGCGCTCTGCTCGTTGCCCCTGAGATTCCTCGGGAATGgcaaaggcagccctggctgggcgaCTCGGTTGGAGTGTCATCATCCCGGTTGGAGTgtcatcatcccgtacaccaaaggttgtggttggatccccagtcagggcacacacctaggttgtgggttcagtccctggttggggcgtgtgcagtaggcaactgatcgatgtctctcccgccccctcctctctctctataaagtCAATACACGTATCCTCCCGTGAgagtgaggattaagaaaaaaaaaagaatggagaggaCAGAGAGCGAAGTCAGTGACAAGAAAGCACTAGGGTTACTAGGGTGTCGGGTGGTCTGGGTGCTGGGAGGGCAGCACAGACTCTTCCGCTGCATTTGGGTCTGGCCCCATCCAGCGGGGCGCCCAGCTAGTTACTGTCCGCTAGTGTTTCCCTCCCGCTGTGCTTGTCCAAGGGCAGGCCCTGTGACTTGCACTCCATTAGCATGTGTGATGCTCAGCACGTCCCTGTTGACTCACACGTAAGGTGCTGTTCTTTGCTCTTGGTCTGAACACCGAAGGGCTCGCCATTCACTGTGACCGTGAGGAAAAGGCACCGCTCACACCCAGGCGTGTTTCACTGCTGCACATTCTGCTCCAGTGGAGGCCAGAAAACCGCTCGCTGTGCCTGTGGGGGCACCATGCCAGGTAAGGAGGGCCAGGCGCACTTGGAAGTCCTTCCCCGCTGGGACGGCCTCCCAGCAGTGGGAGTCAGCTACTGCACAGACAACTAGGTTTGGAATATTCCGACTTAGGTTTGTTTGTAAGAATCTagcctggccctggccgggtggctcagttggtaggagcgtCCTGTACACCacagattgtgggtttgatccccagtcaaggcacatgcctaggctgcacgTTCAGTCTCCATTTGgagcacatgtgggaggcaactgattgatgcttctctctctccctctctctccaaaagcaataaacatattcttcgttgagcattaaaaaaaaaaaaaaaaaaaagaatatagactGGGGATGTAAGTCTgttctaaaactgttctaaaactTTCATTTAAAGCTTCTTTGTTCTGAACATTGAGACAGCAGGCTTATAAGTTCTGAGCTCTTTTAGTTTTGATACAGTTCACCAACCCCATGAGCCCTGTGCTTCTCCCTGGACGCTCAGATTCCACCCTTCCCAGCATCCTGCAGTATAAGAAGTATTAACCCATCCTGTTCCTCTAAGGTTAGAGAAGTTCCAAACAAGGCAGGGATGGGAGAGTGGATGATAAACCAAGTGCACCAGGTCTGGTTCTTCTCCTGGGGGGGAGGCGGGTGAGCTCAGGCAAGAGATctaggtttggtttggtttgtgtttttattttgtcgtGTCCTTACTACAATGAGGCCTTAAGTGAAGCTTTTGACCCTTTGGTATAAACACTTCAGAAACTACCTTTTTATTTCCACTACTCtaccttctcttttattttgactATTTCCAAGTTAAAATCCAAACCAGTTCACCTCCTTGAGTTAGCAGTGTTAAAGAGCACTTGTCTCAGAACTTTAGCTGACCTTAATTGGTTTGCCGTCACCAGTCTTGGCGATCCTCCTGACCGTGGAGGCGTCCGGTAGCTTGTCCCTTGCACCGGGAGTGTGTTAGATGTTTCCACGTGCAGAGTCTTGAATCTGGCCAGGAGCTTTAATTTCCGCGGTGACTGCTGGACTTCCCTCTGATGGTgttttcccctctcctctttgTACCACGCAGGTGGGTACCTAGGCTGTGGCCATGGACACAAAGGCCACCCAGGCCGTCCACACTGGTCATGCTGTGGGAAGTTTACCGAGAAGTCCGAATGTACATGGGCAGGCGGGCAGAGCGCAGCCAGGAGTCTGCTCAGGACCGTGGCACTCTGACGGCTGCCCGGGCCAGCCTGCTGAGCTGCACAGCTTCGGAGGACCAGAGGAGCCAGGCCTGGATGAATTCTGAAGAAAcggagaaaattaaaaacaaagtgccTTATCTGTACTCTGGAGTTAAGTACTTTTTGTGAGTTACTCACGGATTCTATGTGCGATGGTTGAGTACAAGAGACCACCACTGTCTCTCAACGGTTCTTTCTGCTCCAAAGGAGGCTGCCTTCTGTTTGTGCGGGAATGGAGGTCTCTGTGCCATTAAACTTGGAGATCATGGGGATAGTTTGCGTCTTTGCTTTTTGATAATTAACCTTTTTTGGTTCTCCCTGAGCTACATTTTATATAGgtattttcctccaaaataaaaACCTCCTTTTATCATATCCACTTTCACTAGCACAGTTTTAATGGATTACAATGTGATCTTGCTGTTTAGGTGGAattacccctcttccccctctgtGCCAAGTTCATCTCATAGCCCCAGAGCCTAGATTACTACTTGGTAAGGAACACACAAGTAGTAGTAAGTAAGTAAAGGGAAATGATGCTGAAATAGAACCTGATACGTTTACTGCAGTTCTGCTCATGCCAGGGCATCTAGGGACCCTCGCCATCCTCCCATCTGTCAACACTGGGTTTTTTCAGTCTTTACTGTTGTCTGTATACCTAGGAACTTAACTAGAAGTGTTGACTCCTAAGAGTGTGCCTGCTTAGCTCTTTGAGTCGAAAGAGAGTTCTTGGCCCAGGAAGCACACAGCCGACTGCTCTCCCctacagaaacattttcttttggtttctgtgGCACTGCTCTTCTCACTTCTGTCTCATTGACTTTTCCTTCTCAGTCTTTGCTGGTTCCTCCTTTCGTCTCCAGTTTCTATACACTGGAAAGCTCTAAGGATCAGTTTTTTTTtagttactgattttagagaaaggaagagagaaacatcaatttgttgttccacttatttatgtactcactgactgttttttttttatttaaaaaaacttgttttagattttatttatttatttttagagagaggggaggggaaggaaagagggagacagattcaatgtgtggttgcctctcacacgcccactactggggacccggcctgaaacccaggcgtgtgccctgactgggaatcaagctggtgaTGCTgtttcacagaccagtgctcagtccactgagccacaccagccagggctcttgtttcttgtacgtgccctgaccagcgatcaaacctgcagccttggcctatcgggatgatgctccaaccaacttagctaccccgCAAGGGCAGGATGAATTCTTGCGTTTCTATTTCTTCCCACTCCCTAGATGGTCTCATTCTCTCATGACTTAAAATACCATTTATACACCAGTGACTCCCAAATTTATCTCCAGCTTCCAATTCCAAAGAATTATATCCAATACCTTACGTAATATCTCCACTTGTATATATCACAGGCACCtcaaatttaaaatgtccaaaacagAACTCCTAATTTCCAGTTCTCACTTCCCACCCACCCAAACAACCCAAGTTTCTCCTTCGGTCCTCTCTATCCCTTCAGTGGGAAAGTCCACATCTGTTCTGCAGGTGTGGAATCAGCAGCCTTGACTCCCCCTCATGCACCAGAGCCCATCCATGGGAGGGGGGGGGTCCTATAGCCATCCCTTCAAAATACATGTGCTGAGCAGCTCTCCACCTCCTGCTGTCCTCCCGAGGTACCCAGATTCCTCACCTGGAGTTTGCTAACTTCTACCCTTAACCTCCTACGATCTATTATCTGCAGTCAGAAAGGTCCCTTTAAAACACCACCTAACAGCTTCCCATCGTACTCAGAACAGTCAGTCCTTACATCAGCATGTAAGACCCTGCGTGACCTGCTCTTCTCTCATCTACTATCCCCTCCCTGCCGATCACTGTTCCAGCCAAGCTGGCCTGCGTGGTGCTCCTCAAACTCCCCACCCAGTATTCTCTGTCTTGCAGCCTTACCACCCCTCCATCTGGAATGGTCTCACAGATACCCAtgtgattcattcattttcattttcctcaggTTTCTGTTCTGTGAAGTTCCCTACTGGAGAGGTCCCTAAGTGCCCTGTGTAGAATAGCAACCTCCTCCCCCCAGGACTCTATGGTGCCCTTGCTTGGCTTCATCACCATCTACCAAATATATTCTCTGTTTATTGCCTGTCCTCTTACACGAGGCTGAGCTCCATGACGGCAGAAATGTGGCATTTATTAACTACTAAACTGCACTGTCCTTGGTGCATAGTCAAGGCGTAATCACTATCTTGCCAAGTGAATAAAGATCTAATTGGTAGAATTTTTAGTTTGGATCTCCTTGGTATCTTTCTACAAGCCAgacttcccttccccc
Encoded proteins:
- the TRIM45 gene encoding E3 ubiquitin-protein ligase TRIM45 isoform X2, with amino-acid sequence MWDFQSLLGAGGVTLEGGQGPQRRRPPLSDGDWSRLRRGLGLVRRGTRAFQHLGSTPGKTVTSEEPELKPHGLQPQIGILCPVCDAQVDLPMGGVKALTIDHLAMNDVMLESLRGEGQGLVCDLCSDREVEKRCQTCKANLCHFCCQAHSRHCFHSYLLRKQAQQYDLPRLHSWRQKKTTYHTMVDLEDLKGYSRIGKAILCPAHPAEELRLFCELCDQPVCRDCVVGEHREHPCDFTSNVIHKHGDSVRELLKDTQPHVEALEDALAQIKETSSALQQRVEAVAADIRTFSEGYVKAIEEHRDKLLKQLEDIRIQKENSLQLQKAQLEQLLADMRTGVEFTEHLLTCGSDLEILITKGVVVERLMKLNQVEYTAHPRVNDKICFSPQEKAGRCRGYEVYGVINTKEVDPAKCVLQGEDLHRAREKQTTSFTLLCKDAAGESMGRGGDNVQVAVVPKDKKDSPVRTMVQDNKDGTYCVSFTPKEPGVYTVLVCIKEQHVQVLFFALGLNTEGLAIHCDREEKAPLTPRRVSLLHILLQWRPENRSLCLWGHHARWVPRLWPWTQRPPRPSTLVMLWEVYREVRMYMGRRAERSQESAQDRGTLTAARASLLSCTASEDQRSQAWMNSEETEKIKNKVPYLYSGVKYFL
- the TRIM45 gene encoding E3 ubiquitin-protein ligase TRIM45 isoform X1 — its product is MSEKRKPLLGFVGKLPSGTALGNLGKTHCPSCLGLFKNPRLLPCLHTVCTTCLEQLEPFSVVDIRGGDSDTSSEGSIFQELKPHGLQPQIGILCPVCDAQVDLPMGGVKALTIDHLAMNDVMLESLRGEGQGLVCDLCSDREVEKRCQTCKANLCHFCCQAHSRHCFHSYLLRKQAQQYDLPRLHSWRQKKTTYHTMVDLEDLKGYSRIGKAILCPAHPAEELRLFCELCDQPVCRDCVVGEHREHPCDFTSNVIHKHGDSVRELLKDTQPHVEALEDALAQIKETSSALQQRVEAVAADIRTFSEGYVKAIEEHRDKLLKQLEDIRIQKENSLQLQKAQLEQLLADMRTGVEFTEHLLTCGSDLEILITKGVVVERLMKLNQVEYTAHPRVNDKICFSPQEKAGRCRGYEVYGVINTKEVDPAKCVLQGEDLHRAREKQTTSFTLLCKDAAGESMGRGGDNVQVAVVPKDKKDSPVRTMVQDNKDGTYCVSFTPKEPGVYTVLVCIKEQHVQVLFFALGLNTEGLAIHCDREEKAPLTPRRVSLLHILLQWRPENRSLCLWGHHARWVPRLWPWTQRPPRPSTLVMLWEVYREVRMYMGRRAERSQESAQDRGTLTAARASLLSCTASEDQRSQAWMNSEETEKIKNKVPYLYSGVKYFL
- the TRIM45 gene encoding E3 ubiquitin-protein ligase TRIM45 isoform X3, with product MSEKRKPLLGFVGKLPSGTALGNLGKTHCPSCLGLFKNPRLLPCLHTVCTTCLEQLEPFSVVDIRGGDSDTSSEGSIFQELKPHGLQPQIGILCPVCDAQVDLPMGGVKALTIDHLAMNDVMLESLRGEGQGLVCDLCSDREVEKRCQTCKANLCHFCCQAHRRQKKTTYHTMVDLEDLKGYSRIGKAILCPAHPAEELRLFCELCDQPVCRDCVVGEHREHPCDFTSNVIHKHGDSVRELLKDTQPHVEALEDALAQIKETSSALQQRVEAVAADIRTFSEGYVKAIEEHRDKLLKQLEDIRIQKENSLQLQKAQLEQLLADMRTGVEFTEHLLTCGSDLEILITKGVVVERLMKLNQVEYTAHPRVNDKICFSPQEKAGRCRGYEVYGVINTKEVDPAKCVLQGEDLHRAREKQTTSFTLLCKDAAGESMGRGGDNVQVAVVPKDKKDSPVRTMVQDNKDGTYCVSFTPKEPGVYTVLVCIKEQHVQVLFFALGLNTEGLAIHCDREEKAPLTPRRVSLLHILLQWRPENRSLCLWGHHARWVPRLWPWTQRPPRPSTLVMLWEVYREVRMYMGRRAERSQESAQDRGTLTAARASLLSCTASEDQRSQAWMNSEETEKIKNKVPYLYSGVKYFL
- the TRIM45 gene encoding E3 ubiquitin-protein ligase TRIM45 isoform X5; translated protein: MSEKRKPLLGFVGKLPSGTALGNLGKTHCPSCLGLFKNPRLLPCLHTVCTTCLEQLEPFSVVDIRGGDSDTSSEGSIFQELKPHGLQPQIGILCPVCDAQVDLPMGGVKALTIDHLAMNDVMLESLRGEGQGLVCDLCSDREVEKRCQTCKANLCHFCCQAHRRQKKTTYHTMVDLEDLKGYSRIGKAILCPAHPAEELRLFCELCDQPVCRDCVVGEHREHPCDFTSNVIHKHGDSVRELLKDTQPHVEALEDALAQIKETSSALQQRVEAVAADIRTFSEGYVKAIEEHRDKLLKQLEDIRIQKENSLQLQKAQLEQLLADMRTGVEFTEHLLTCGSDLEILITKGVVVERLMKLNQVEYTAHPRVNDKICFSPQEKAGRCRGYEVYGVINTKEVDPAKCVLQGEDLHRAREKQTTSFTLLCKDAAGESMGRGGDNVQVAVVPKDKKDSPVRTMVQDNKDGTYCVSFTPKEPGVYTVLVCIKEQHVQGSPFTVTVRKRHRSHPGVFHCCTFCSSGGQKTARCACGGTMPGGYLGCGHGHKGHPGRPHWSCCGKFTEKSECTWAGGQSAARSLLRTVAL
- the TRIM45 gene encoding E3 ubiquitin-protein ligase TRIM45 isoform X4; this translates as MSEKRKPLLGFVGKLPSGTALGNLGKTHCPSCLGLFKNPRLLPCLHTVCTTCLEQLEPFSVVDIRGGDSDTSSEGSIFQELKPHGLQPQIGILCPVCDAQVDLPMGGVKALTIDHLAMNDVMLESLRGEGQGLVCDLCSDREVEKRCQTCKANLCHFCCQAHSRHCFHSYLLRKQAQQYDLPRLHSWRQKKTTYHTMVDLEDLKGYSRIGKAILCPAHPAEELRLFCELCDQPVCRDCVVGEHREHPCDFTSNVIHKHGDSVRELLKDTQPHVEALEDALAQIKETSSALQQRVEAVAADIRTFSEGYVKAIEEHRDKLLKQLEDIRIQKENSLQLQKAQLEQLLADMRTGVEFTEHLLTCGSDLEILITKGVVVERLMKLNQVEYTAHPRVNDKICFSPQEKAGRCRGYEVYGVINTKEVDPAKCVLQGEDLHRAREKQTTSFTLLCKDAAGESMGRGGDNVQVAVVPKDKKDSPVRTMVQDNKDGTYCVSFTPKEPGVYTVLVCIKEQHVQGSPFTVTVRKRHRSHPGVFHCCTFCSSGGQKTARCACGGTMPGGYLGCGHGHKGHPGRPHWSCCGKFTEKSECTWAGGQSAARSLLRTVAL
- the TRIM45 gene encoding E3 ubiquitin-protein ligase TRIM45 isoform X6, translating into MGGVKALTIDHLAMNDVMLESLRGEGQGLVCDLCSDREVEKRCQTCKANLCHFCCQAHSRHCFHSYLLRKQAQQYDLPRLHSWRQKKTTYHTMVDLEDLKGYSRIGKAILCPAHPAEELRLFCELCDQPVCRDCVVGEHREHPCDFTSNVIHKHGDSVRELLKDTQPHVEALEDALAQIKETSSALQQRVEAVAADIRTFSEGYVKAIEEHRDKLLKQLEDIRIQKENSLQLQKAQLEQLLADMRTGVEFTEHLLTCGSDLEILITKGVVVERLMKLNQVEYTAHPRVNDKICFSPQEKAGRCRGYEVYGVINTKEVDPAKCVLQGEDLHRAREKQTTSFTLLCKDAAGESMGRGGDNVQVAVVPKDKKDSPVRTMVQDNKDGTYCVSFTPKEPGVYTVLVCIKEQHVQVLFFALGLNTEGLAIHCDREEKAPLTPRRVSLLHILLQWRPENRSLCLWGHHARWVPRLWPWTQRPPRPSTLVMLWEVYREVRMYMGRRAERSQESAQDRGTLTAARASLLSCTASEDQRSQAWMNSEETEKIKNKVPYLYSGVKYFL